The genomic window CTCGCGCAGGCCGTCCACGCCCACGGGCGTCGCCTCGAAGCGGAGATCGGCCGGCGCCGGCAGCGGTACGTGCAACTCCTCGAGGTCGAAGCAGCGGCCGACCTGGGCGTAGTGGACCAGCATGGCGGTCAGCTTGGGCTTGCCGGCCTGATCCAGCCAGACGCCCCACTTGTCCATGAAGAACTTCTTGTTCTTTTCCATGAGTTCCGAGTAGTCGAGGCTCGCGCGCTTGCGCTCGCTCTGGAACGTCTGCGAACCGAAGTGGTGGACGAAGCAGTCGTCGGCGACGAACACGCGGTAGCCGGCGATCTGGGCCCGCAGGCAGTAGTCGTCGTCCTCGAAGTTGCCGGTGCCGAAGCGCGGGTCGAGGCCGCCTATCTGCCGCACGACCTCGCCCCGGATCAGCATGCAGAACCCGATGGCCACGTCGTCGAATGAGCCGCGGCCGGCATGGCGCCTGGCCCAGGAAATGGCGAACGGTTGCAGTCCCTGGAGCGAACCGGTGTCGTAGGGCACCTCCTTGACCAGTTGGGTGCCGGCGACGCAGTTGGTGCGGGGCCCGACGATGCCCACGGCGGGATCCCGCAGCGGCCGCAGCAGGCGGGAGAGCCAGCCGTCGGTGACCACGACGTCGTTGTTGAGCAGGACGATGTGGTCGCAGCGCGCGGCTGCGATGCCCTGGTTGCAGCCGGCCGCGAAGCCGGCGTTGGTCTCGTTGAACACCAACGTGACGTGGGGCCGGTTGCGGGCGTAGTCGCGCAGGAACTCCCGCGTGCCGTCGGTCGAGGCGTTGTCGACGATGATGACTTCGTGCTCCTCGCGGGTGTAACGCTCGATCGCGTAGAGGCAGAGTTCGGTGCACCAGAGGGTGTTGCGCGTCAGGATGACGATGCTGGCGGACTCCGCGCTCGTCTCGGGCCGGAATCCGCAGGCCCTCCGCAGTATCTCGGGCGTCGCCGCCGGCAGGTGGGGCGCTTCGGCCGGGGCGCCGGGCCCGATCATGACGACGTCGGCAGCCGCGGCCCCGGGGGCGCCGGCATCTTGCCGGCTCCCGGCAGGCAGCACTTCGATGTCCGGGATTTGCTCGAGATCTCGCCCGGCCGCGAGAATGCGTGCCCCGACCAGATCCCCCAGCACTCCGGCATCCTCGCCGTAGATCCGCAAGCTCACCGGATCGGCCGGTTCGAAGGCCGCCAGATAAGCATCGACCGGCTCCTCCCAGCCGCCCCGCGTCGCATCGAGGCCGAACACCGTGGGAGCGGGGCCCCAGAGATCCAGGTCCGGGCAATACCAGCTCATGCCCCAGAGTTCGGTCGAGGTGGGGACGCGACCGCGGCCGTAGTGGGCTTCGAGCTTGCGCGCCAGGACGTTCGCCGACTCGCGGGACAGGCGCCTGATGCGGCCGGCCGGCTCGGACTTGAAGGACACCTGGCCCTCGTGGCCGACGTAGACGTTGGTCGCCACCATGAGGCGGTAGCCGGCCAGCTTGAGCCGCCAGCAGATGTCGAGATCGTCCATGCCGAGGAACAGGTCCTTGTCCAGCGGGCCGATTTCCTCCAGCACGATTCGCGGCAGCATCATGCAAAAACCGATGAGGAGCGGCGCCTCCACCCCGAGCGACTTTTCCGGCAGCAATGCGTGGATCTCGTGCGTGTTGAGGCCAGACAGGCGCTCGTCGGGGACGTAGTACTGCACCTTCTGCTTGCCGGCCACCCAGGCCGAGGTGGGGCCGACGGCGCCCACGCGGCTCACCAGCGGATCCCCGCGGAACTGGGCGCGCATTCGCTCCAGCCACTCCGGCGTGACCACGGTGTCGGGATTGAGCAGGACCAGGTACTCCCCGGTGGCCGCCCGCATCCCGACGTTGGCGCCTTCGGAGAATCCCAGGTTGCGCGGGCTCTTCATGACGCGCACCCGCGAATCGCGCTCACCAAACGCCTCGGCGATCTCGACCGACCGATCCCGGGACGCGTTGTCCACGACGATCACCTCGTCGGTCCGCCCCAGTGTGCCGAGCACGCTCGCGAGACACGTCGCCAGGGTGCTCTCGGAGTTGTAGCTCACCACGATCACGCTGTAGGTGGCCGCGCTCCCGGTGATCATGGCCTCGTAGCGCGGGTTGTCGGGCAGGAGCTTCGCCGCCCAGCGCTCCTTGAGCCGTTCCCAGTTCCTGGTCTCGGCCTCCTTGCGGCCGAAACTTGCACCCTCCTCGTGCAGCACCACCGAACTCGGGGTGTAGCGGACCCGGTAGCCCCTGGCTCGCGCCTTGAGGCACAGGTCGACGTCCTCGTAGCCGTTGGCGAAGCCCTCGTCGAAGCCGCCGAGTTCCTCGAAACGCTCGCGCGAAATCGCCATGCATGCGGCGGTGACGGCCTGGAAGTCGCGCTCCTGGTTCACTATCGCACTATCCTCGGCCTTGTAGAGCCAGTGGAACGGGCAGGCCTCCAGCCCCAGGGTCACGCCCGCATGCTGGATGCGGCCGTCCGGGAAGATCAGCTTCGCGCCTGCGATGGCGGTGCGCGGCACGTCGCCCAGGGCCGCGAGCAGCGCTTCCAGCCAGCCGGGCCGCGGCATGGTGTCGTTGTTGAGGAAGACGAGTACTTCGCCTCTGGCGGCCTCGGCGCCCTGATTGCACGCCCTTGCGAAGCCCAGGTTCTCGTCGTTGCGGATCACCCGGCAGTCGCCGTCCAGATCGGCCAGGAACTCCGCCGTGCCGTCGGTCGAGCCGTTGTCGATCAGGACCACTTCGTAGTCGAGGTCCTCGGGCGTGTTGGCGGCGAGTGCTTCCAGGCAGCGCTGCGTCATGTCCACGCGATTCCAGCAAGGGATGACGATGCTGACCGCGAACGCGCGCTTGGCCGGGATGGCTGGGATGCCCCCGGACACGCGGATCGTGACGTCGGCGCGCGGCAGGATCGGGCCGCGGCCCGCCTGGAGCCTGGCGTAGGCTTCGAGCGTCGCTTCCGCCGCCTTGTCCCAGGTGTACTCGGCCAGGATCTTCGCCCGGAGGGCCTCCCGCCGGGGGGCGTCTGCCGCGTGGTTTTCCCACGCGGCCAGGACGGCCCGGCGGATGCCCACGACGTTGGCCGGATCGGCGTAGTAGGCGGCGTCGCCGAAGTACTCGCGCTCGGCTGCCCTGTCGCCCGTGACCAGGGCGCAGCCCGCCACGGCCGCCTCGAGGTTCGCCAGGCCCGGCGTCTCGAACCACGACGGCAGGGCATGCACGCGGGCGGCGGCGTAGGCCGAAGCCAGCATGGCGTGATCGAGGTGGTCGATGACGAGTGCGTCCGGGGGCAGCAGCGAGCGCACCAGGCCCTCGTAGTCGGGGAAGGGCCGGTTGCCCGCCAGGACGAGCGGCAGGCCCGTCCCCGCCAGGGCGGCGGCCAGGAGGGCGAGGTTCTTGCGATCGTCCCAGCGAGCCGCGACGAGCACGAAATCCCGCACGCCGTACTTCGCGACGAACGGCGCCGGATCGGCTTGCGCGAAGACGGCGGGATCCAGGCCGTTCGGCACCACGTGGTAAGGCACGGGGGGGATGTCGAGGGACGAAAAGAGGTTCTGCGCCTCGGCGTGGCTGTTGGGCAGCAGCAGATCCACGCTCCGCACGACCTCCTCCTGGGCCGCCTGGTAGGCCTCGCTGCCGGCGACGGGCGTGTTCCAGGCCTGGCCGCCGACCACCACGTCCCGGTTCGCCAGGCCCGCGAGCAAGGTGGCACGGGCTTCGGGCGTCCCGGAGAACGCGCCCCGGATCACCTGCCTCGCCCAGTCGAACTCCTTGTGATCCCAGAAGATCGTCGACAGGGCGATGGGTACGCCGGCCTTGCGCAAGGAATGCACCTGCCTGAGCTGGATCTCGGGATTCTGGAGATTGAAGACGTGAATGGCGTCATACGATCCGATGCCGTCCGGTTCCTCGGCCAGAGAGACGACCACCTCGACGCCCCGGCTCTCGAGGGCCGCCTTGGTGGCCAGCATCTGCACCGTATCGCCGCCCGGAAGCGAGAAGGCTTCGGGCCGGTTGACCATCAGGATCTTGCGAATGGGCGCCAATTCGGTCTCCTAGCTGTGGTGGTCAGGCGGCTTCGGGAAACGCGGGCGCCGCGGCGCGCAGCGCCTCCGGTGCGATGCGGTTGACGATCGCCAGGCCGCAGGCCTCGGCCTCGCGCAGGAAGGTGGGGTGGCCCAGGTCCACGAAGACCTGGCATGCGGTGTAGAGGCCGCCGGCCCGGCTGGTGGTCAGGGCGTGGTCCACGAGGACGACGTCGGGGATGCGTTCCGGATCGTAGCCCAGGGCGTCGATGAAGGCCATGATGCGGTCGGCGCTTCCGGCCTCCTCGGGGTCGGTCCTGAGGACCAGGGTCACGTCGTCGGTGGGCCGGAAAGCCCCCAGGTACGCCGCGAGCAGCTCCTGCCACCCCTCGCCCGCCCAGTCGGGCCTGGCCAGGAAGTTGCAGCCGCGCAGGCCCTCTATTTCCACCGGGGCGACGCCGGGGCCGAAGCGCACGGGATCCAGGTAATCGGCGCCGAAGCGGCGCGGCACGCGAGTCGCCAGGGCGTGCAGCCGCTCCTCGTACATGGCCGCGACGTGGGCCCAGGTGTAGCCGGCGACGATGCGCTCGCGGCCCCTGGCGCCCATGGCGCGCGCCTCGGCCGGGTTCGCCACGATGCGCTTGAGGTAGCGGGCGATCGCGACGACGTCGGGTTCGCAGAGCGTGTACTCGATCGCCGGGGGCGGGAGGTAGCGGATCTGCGCGCCGTACTCCTGGGCCGGCACCAGGTAGGTCGTCGTGGCGTCGCAGAAGTCGAGGCAGGCGCCGAAGTCGCTGGCGATGACGCCCAGGCCCGATGCCATGGCCTCCGCGATGGGCATGCAGAACCCCTCGGCGCGGTAGGGCATCACCAGGGCGTCGCACGCGCGGTAGAGGGCGGCGATCTCGTCGTCGCTCAGATCCTGCTCGATGACCTCTATTTCGGGCGTCTCGGGCAGGGCGCGGAGGGCGGCGATCTGCTCGCCGATGGGCGAGTCCTGATAAAACGTGCCGATGCCGCTGGACTTGATCACCAGGCAGACGTCGTCGTGGGCCTTGAACGCCGCGACGTAGGCCTTGAGCACGGCATCGATGCCCTTGCGCGGTATGGTGCCACCGACGAAGAGGAACCGCGTGCCCTTCCCGGTCGCGAGCGGGTATCGCGGGCCGTCGGGCCGGTACCGCCGCGTGTCGACGCCGTTGGGGATCACCACGATGCGCTCTTCCGGGATGCCGACCTTGACGAAGGCTTCCTTCGAGTAGGTGGAAGGCGTCCAGATCTCGTCCACGCCGGCCTTGATGGGCGCGATCCACTCGGCCGGGATGCAGCCGTACTCCCAGGGTTGCAGCAGCACCCAGGCGCCGCTGGCCGGCGGGTCCCACCTGGGCGGCCACATGTGCCGCACGTGGACCTTCGCGGGCATGCCGAGCGCGCGCCCGTGCGCGGCCTCGAGGGCTTCGAGTACGGGGTTGCCGTCGGGCAGGAATTGCGGCGGCTCGTAGGGCACCAGGGACAGGCGGATGTCGGGGCTTGCCAGGAGCGCCGAGCAGACCTCGCGATTGATGTGCGACAGGCTGTGGTAGGCGAACTGCGTGCCTTCCCAGGTCACGGTCGTGGGCGTCGCGACCTCGGCGTAAGTGCCGTCCTCGCCGGCGTACAGGTCCTCCAGGCGCGAGACGTAGGTCTCGAAGCTGATCGGCGCCGCGATGTTGCGCTGCCACTGGGCGACCGTCTCTGGCCGATCGATGATCTCCTGCATCCTCCGGGCCAGGGAGTCCGCGTCCCGCGCCGCG from Candidatus Tanganyikabacteria bacterium includes these protein-coding regions:
- a CDS encoding glycosyltransferase, which codes for MAPIRKILMVNRPEAFSLPGGDTVQMLATKAALESRGVEVVVSLAEEPDGIGSYDAIHVFNLQNPEIQLRQVHSLRKAGVPIALSTIFWDHKEFDWARQVIRGAFSGTPEARATLLAGLANRDVVVGGQAWNTPVAGSEAYQAAQEEVVRSVDLLLPNSHAEAQNLFSSLDIPPVPYHVVPNGLDPAVFAQADPAPFVAKYGVRDFVLVAARWDDRKNLALLAAALAGTGLPLVLAGNRPFPDYEGLVRSLLPPDALVIDHLDHAMLASAYAAARVHALPSWFETPGLANLEAAVAGCALVTGDRAAEREYFGDAAYYADPANVVGIRRAVLAAWENHAADAPRREALRAKILAEYTWDKAAEATLEAYARLQAGRGPILPRADVTIRVSGGIPAIPAKRAFAVSIVIPCWNRVDMTQRCLEALAANTPEDLDYEVVLIDNGSTDGTAEFLADLDGDCRVIRNDENLGFARACNQGAEAARGEVLVFLNNDTMPRPGWLEALLAALGDVPRTAIAGAKLIFPDGRIQHAGVTLGLEACPFHWLYKAEDSAIVNQERDFQAVTAACMAISRERFEELGGFDEGFANGYEDVDLCLKARARGYRVRYTPSSVVLHEEGASFGRKEAETRNWERLKERWAAKLLPDNPRYEAMITGSAATYSVIVVSYNSESTLATCLASVLGTLGRTDEVIVVDNASRDRSVEIAEAFGERDSRVRVMKSPRNLGFSEGANVGMRAATGEYLVLLNPDTVVTPEWLERMRAQFRGDPLVSRVGAVGPTSAWVAGKQKVQYYVPDERLSGLNTHEIHALLPEKSLGVEAPLLIGFCMMLPRIVLEEIGPLDKDLFLGMDDLDICWRLKLAGYRLMVATNVYVGHEGQVSFKSEPAGRIRRLSRESANVLARKLEAHYGRGRVPTSTELWGMSWYCPDLDLWGPAPTVFGLDATRGGWEEPVDAYLAAFEPADPVSLRIYGEDAGVLGDLVGARILAAGRDLEQIPDIEVLPAGSRQDAGAPGAAAADVVMIGPGAPAEAPHLPAATPEILRRACGFRPETSAESASIVILTRNTLWCTELCLYAIERYTREEHEVIIVDNASTDGTREFLRDYARNRPHVTLVFNETNAGFAAGCNQGIAAARCDHIVLLNNDVVVTDGWLSRLLRPLRDPAVGIVGPRTNCVAGTQLVKEVPYDTGSLQGLQPFAISWARRHAGRGSFDDVAIGFCMLIRGEVVRQIGGLDPRFGTGNFEDDDYCLRAQIAGYRVFVADDCFVHHFGSQTFQSERKRASLDYSELMEKNKKFFMDKWGVWLDQAGKPKLTAMLVHYAQVGRCFDLEELHVPLPAPADLRFEATPVGVDGLRERNLLIAPDWEDPAWEAVVTAFAAAFDAASPVALVVPRPPRVALERLEDLLAGDATPDVLVMEEDFLLADLIATVQGVALSGDACDPVVGHLARLLGRPALERPDEPALRAWASGTGESCSEPGPRGSESRAGCVPPNTAVREAGQ